In the genome of Carnobacterium viridans, one region contains:
- a CDS encoding ECF transporter S component, with protein MYQKNRSAYRTAILGILTAIIIIQNFVPLLGYIPIPPLNPTIIHITVIVVSITLGTKDGMIIGSVWGITRMIKAFTMPASPFDYFLWRNPIIAILPRILVGFVAGYTYNVLKKRVAKDSTAMIISSILASLTNTIMVLGLIYVIYGETYASLLEVDYSNLLGVLGTVVLTNGVGEAIAAAVIAPIIARPLKKFSMQNLKKP; from the coding sequence ATGTACCAAAAAAATAGGAGCGCTTATCGAACAGCTATCTTAGGTATTCTTACAGCTATTATTATTATTCAAAATTTTGTACCATTATTAGGATACATTCCTATTCCTCCCTTAAATCCTACAATCATTCATATTACGGTTATTGTAGTATCCATTACACTTGGAACAAAAGATGGAATGATTATTGGGTCTGTTTGGGGAATTACGCGTATGATTAAAGCCTTTACGATGCCAGCTTCACCGTTTGATTATTTTTTATGGAGGAATCCTATTATTGCGATCCTTCCGCGTATTCTTGTTGGTTTTGTAGCTGGGTACACGTATAATGTATTAAAAAAAAGAGTAGCTAAAGATTCAACAGCAATGATTATTTCTTCTATCTTAGCTTCATTAACAAATACAATAATGGTATTAGGATTGATTTATGTTATCTATGGTGAGACTTATGCTTCACTGTTAGAAGTAGACTATTCAAATTTGCTGGGAGTTTTAGGGACAGTTGTGTTAACAAATGGAGTAGGCGAAGCGATAGCTGCTGCTGTTATTGCACCTATTATCGCACGTCCTTTAAAGAAATTTAGTATGCAAAATTTAAAAAAACCGTAG
- a CDS encoding methionine ABC transporter permease gives MSDSLEIYFERVIDHAPNLIESLYETAIMMGFSMVAAILLGLPLGTLLFLTAKGKPMENNWLYQLANIFVNIIRSFPFLLLVIAMQPAIRHFYGRATGDPIAASFPMMLIAIVLYARFVEQSLLDVPKGVIETAQSMGATIPQLVWKFLYVEARSSLLIGFTTAFVSFISYSTIMGVVGGGGIGDFAIRYGYQRYETDIMYTAIIIIIIFVVLVQWLGLKIAHKIDKR, from the coding sequence ATGTCTGATTCGTTGGAAATTTATTTTGAGCGCGTGATTGATCATGCTCCAAATTTGATAGAAAGCCTCTATGAAACCGCCATTATGATGGGATTTTCTATGGTTGCTGCTATTCTTTTAGGACTGCCTTTGGGAACCTTGCTCTTTTTAACGGCAAAAGGAAAACCAATGGAAAATAATTGGCTCTATCAATTAGCCAATATTTTTGTCAATATTATCCGTTCATTTCCCTTTTTATTATTAGTGATTGCCATGCAGCCAGCTATTCGTCACTTCTATGGACGTGCAACAGGAGATCCAATTGCTGCATCATTTCCAATGATGCTTATTGCAATCGTACTTTATGCACGTTTTGTTGAGCAGTCCCTGCTTGATGTGCCTAAAGGCGTAATAGAAACGGCTCAGTCTATGGGCGCAACTATCCCTCAACTGGTTTGGAAATTTTTATATGTAGAAGCACGGAGTTCATTATTGATTGGGTTCACTACAGCTTTTGTTAGTTTTATTTCCTATTCTACTATTATGGGAGTTGTTGGGGGAGGGGGAATTGGAGATTTTGCGATTCGCTATGGCTATCAACGATATGAAACCGATATTATGTATACAGCAATCATCATTATTATTATTTTTGTCGTCTTAGTGCAATGGTTAGGACTAAAAATTGCGCACAAGATCGATAAGAGGTAA
- a CDS encoding YrrS family protein, translated as MKDSKENKKNTRSNKYDKERKTIKILTFAVVIAALVVVLLIVMSLFSGGDEPQESATESSSLIIKDSVESTQNESQSSESSSESSSESESSESESSESEESEESDSESVETNETEPSDDNVSEAYTGDWKPVATEQQGDHTTDFSNGSQDRIEIKKAASVATGLNESDMIEWWVENGGAEQVVATVSDSSQTKTYRVYLSWVDNQGWQPTKVEQLKQNDKQ; from the coding sequence ATGAAGGACTCTAAAGAAAACAAAAAAAATACTCGTTCAAATAAATACGATAAGGAAAGAAAGACGATAAAAATATTAACTTTTGCAGTTGTGATTGCTGCATTGGTAGTAGTATTACTAATCGTTATGTCACTTTTTAGTGGGGGAGATGAACCTCAAGAAAGTGCAACTGAAAGTTCCAGCTTAATAATTAAAGACAGCGTCGAATCAACCCAAAATGAATCTCAAAGTTCTGAGAGCAGTTCTGAAAGTAGCTCTGAATCAGAATCATCCGAAAGTGAATCGAGCGAGTCAGAAGAAAGTGAAGAATCTGATTCAGAGTCGGTTGAAACAAATGAAACAGAACCTTCAGACGATAATGTATCAGAAGCATACACAGGTGACTGGAAACCGGTAGCAACAGAACAACAAGGAGATCATACGACAGATTTTAGTAATGGTTCTCAAGATCGTATTGAAATCAAAAAAGCTGCTTCAGTTGCAACAGGTTTAAATGAATCAGATATGATTGAATGGTGGGTTGAAAATGGTGGGGCAGAGCAAGTAGTAGCGACTGTTTCAGATAGTAGCCAAACAAAAACGTACCGTGTTTACTTGAGTTGGGTAGATAATCAAGGATGGCAGCCAACAAAAGTAGAACAACTAAAACAAAATGATAAACAATAA
- a CDS encoding DUF3307 domain-containing protein, protein MNQVVWIVLFIGHILGDFYFQTSALAREKEASGKKLVLHCFIYLITMVGVIIPIFSWPLLKVVIGISVLHFMIDGLKFVITNCFFIHNNKDTIIFLVDQGLHILVLLAAVVSITVSSIKIEYMLGLETLSSSLGLDMNTILSWILILLVMIRPCSITIKKVLNHYRPTNEEQVDEGIPSAGALIGIFERFFILLMLYANQFTAIGFVLTAKSIARYNKISENPQFAEYYLLGTLLSTLLIIVSYFFIF, encoded by the coding sequence TTGAATCAAGTCGTATGGATAGTATTATTTATCGGACATATCTTGGGAGACTTTTATTTCCAAACGTCTGCGTTAGCTAGAGAAAAGGAAGCATCTGGTAAGAAATTAGTGCTCCATTGTTTTATCTATTTGATCACTATGGTAGGGGTGATTATTCCTATTTTTAGTTGGCCTTTATTAAAAGTGGTCATAGGAATTTCAGTGCTGCATTTCATGATTGATGGTCTAAAATTTGTGATAACGAATTGCTTTTTCATTCATAATAATAAAGATACGATTATCTTTCTAGTAGACCAAGGGTTACACATCCTTGTGTTACTTGCGGCAGTTGTTTCTATCACAGTATCTTCTATAAAGATTGAATATATGCTAGGATTAGAAACCTTGTCGAGCAGTTTAGGTTTGGATATGAACACTATTTTATCCTGGATACTGATTCTATTGGTGATGATCCGGCCATGCAGCATCACAATAAAAAAAGTATTGAATCACTATCGTCCAACCAATGAAGAACAAGTAGATGAGGGAATCCCAAGTGCGGGAGCATTGATAGGTATTTTTGAACGTTTCTTTATTTTGCTGATGCTGTATGCTAATCAATTTACTGCTATTGGATTTGTTCTGACAGCGAAGTCTATTGCTCGGTACAATAAAATTTCAGAAAATCCTCAGTTTGCGGAATACTATTTACTGGGAACCTTATTGAGCACTTTGTTGATTATCGTCAGTTACTTTTTTATTTTCTGA
- a CDS encoding methionine ABC transporter ATP-binding protein, producing MIELKGVSKGFIGQNGAFKAVDQVSLSIEKNELFGVIGESGAGKSTLLRFINALEQPDEGRIIVDNVDVQQLSKKELRLYQKKISMIFQQFNLLSNKTVEENILLPLELYDYKQTLPIETVLDFVGLNDKRTSYPAELSGGQKQRVGIARALITRPTILLCDEPTSALDQGTTKEIVDVLKRAHQEFGMTVVIVTHELEVIKELCSRAAVIEKGRLIDTIQVTRKNEQKIFKSYHQRALEVLGNV from the coding sequence TTGATTGAATTAAAAGGGGTCTCAAAAGGGTTCATTGGACAAAATGGTGCATTCAAAGCCGTTGATCAGGTGAGTTTGTCTATTGAAAAAAATGAACTTTTTGGTGTTATTGGAGAAAGCGGAGCAGGAAAGTCAACCCTATTGCGCTTTATTAATGCTCTAGAACAGCCGGACGAGGGACGGATAATTGTTGACAATGTAGATGTTCAGCAACTATCTAAAAAAGAATTGCGACTCTATCAAAAAAAAATTAGTATGATTTTTCAACAATTTAATTTACTCAGCAATAAAACGGTTGAAGAAAACATCCTGTTGCCGTTAGAATTATATGATTACAAACAGACTTTACCGATTGAAACCGTATTGGATTTTGTCGGATTGAATGATAAACGCACCAGTTACCCTGCTGAGCTTTCTGGTGGACAAAAGCAGCGTGTCGGTATCGCGCGTGCATTGATTACACGGCCGACAATCCTGCTTTGTGATGAACCAACTTCTGCTTTAGACCAGGGAACAACGAAGGAAATCGTCGATGTGCTAAAAAGAGCTCATCAAGAATTCGGAATGACTGTAGTAATTGTGACGCATGAGTTAGAAGTGATTAAAGAATTATGCTCACGTGCTGCAGTGATCGAAAAGGGACGATTGATTGATACTATTCAAGTAACCCGTAAAAATGAGCAGAAAATCTTTAAGTCATATCACCAACGGGCGTTGGAGGTGTTAGGTAATGTCTGA
- a CDS encoding MarR family winged helix-turn-helix transcriptional regulator has translation MDNHPEIPIHSLIHRFTEFSQNYVKLEKQLLAKHKITKSGFLIISFIKDEKITLNELTNHSELDKSTLSRQIKALEKKGFILKEQGTDKRVSQLSVTPEARQLLLMVSFELEKAYSTIFKSWPDDEKQLLLVLMGRVNRSIQSFQVEK, from the coding sequence ATGGATAATCATCCTGAAATACCGATACATTCGTTGATTCACCGTTTCACGGAATTTAGTCAAAATTATGTCAAATTAGAAAAACAATTACTTGCTAAACATAAGATAACTAAATCAGGATTCTTGATTATATCTTTTATAAAAGATGAAAAAATAACTTTAAATGAATTGACCAACCATTCTGAATTAGATAAATCAACTTTAAGTCGTCAAATTAAAGCATTAGAAAAAAAGGGGTTTATTTTAAAAGAACAAGGAACCGACAAAAGAGTTAGCCAACTCTCAGTAACTCCTGAAGCACGACAATTGCTTTTAATGGTTTCATTTGAACTTGAGAAAGCATACAGTACTATTTTTAAAAGTTGGCCTGATGATGAAAAACAACTCTTACTTGTTTTAATGGGCAGGGTCAATCGAAGCATTCAATCTTTCCAAGTAGAAAAGTAG
- a CDS encoding diaminopimelate dehydrogenase — MTQKIRIGLVGYGNIGRGVELAISQFKDMEGVAVFTRRNPADVDSNLPTVSIDDILDYKDAIDVLLLCGGSATDLPQQGPELAKHFSTIDSYDNHGEIPAYFDAIDLAANSGQNISIISVGWDPGLFSLNRALFEAVLPVGQTYTFWGKGLSQGHSDAIRRIAGVNKGVQYTVPLDQALNEVRKGENPELTTREKHMRICYIVSDEGANQSEIEHTIKTMPNYFEPYETVVHFITEEQFEQDHQKMPHGGFVIRTGESETGSKQKAEFQLELESNPEFTSSILVAYARAAVKFKQEGKTGAFSVLDVPMTYLSDKSPAQLRKELL; from the coding sequence ATGACTCAAAAAATTCGAATTGGTTTAGTCGGCTACGGCAATATTGGTAGAGGGGTTGAACTAGCCATTAGTCAATTTAAAGATATGGAAGGTGTTGCGGTCTTTACTAGACGTAATCCTGCAGATGTAGACTCAAACTTGCCTACAGTAAGTATAGACGATATTTTAGATTACAAAGATGCGATTGATGTTTTACTATTATGCGGCGGATCAGCCACTGACTTGCCGCAACAAGGACCAGAACTGGCAAAACATTTTTCGACCATTGATAGTTATGATAATCATGGGGAAATTCCAGCATATTTTGATGCAATAGATCTTGCTGCTAATAGCGGTCAAAATATTAGCATTATTTCAGTAGGTTGGGACCCAGGTTTATTTTCGCTTAACCGTGCATTATTTGAAGCAGTTCTACCCGTTGGACAAACGTATACTTTCTGGGGAAAAGGCCTTAGTCAAGGACATTCAGATGCTATTCGTCGTATTGCTGGAGTAAATAAAGGGGTTCAATATACTGTTCCTCTTGATCAAGCTTTAAACGAAGTCCGTAAAGGTGAAAATCCTGAACTTACCACTCGAGAAAAACATATGCGGATTTGTTACATCGTTTCTGACGAAGGAGCAAATCAATCAGAGATCGAGCATACAATTAAAACCATGCCAAATTATTTTGAACCTTACGAAACAGTTGTCCATTTTATTACCGAAGAACAATTTGAACAAGACCACCAAAAAATGCCTCATGGTGGATTTGTTATTCGAACTGGAGAATCTGAGACCGGAAGTAAGCAAAAAGCTGAATTCCAACTTGAATTAGAAAGTAACCCTGAATTTACTTCTTCTATCTTGGTGGCTTATGCAAGAGCCGCAGTTAAGTTTAAGCAAGAAGGAAAAACGGGCGCTTTTAGTGTATTGGATGTTCCAATGACTTACCTATCAGATAAATCTCCTGCACAATTAAGAAAAGAATTACTCTAA
- a CDS encoding GTPase — protein MKNLDKNFNMVQDILNKTEEELKKMNPVNIMVVGKTGVGKSTLINNLFRENLALTGIGRPITKHLRRISKEGVPLVLYDTRGLELSLEVQKEIKSEIFDTIKENKKLGIQGEIHLAYYCINANSSRIESTELELISELSEKLPVVIVLTQSIGEPAATFKTYIENLNLPIYGVVSLMAENFKLTEEMSIPAFGLKELLELSFEIIPEEAKKAFNNAQQVDIARKANSARSWATRYIATSFGVGFLPIPFSDASVLVPMQVTLLAHITAIFGISMDKATIASLVAAIGGTGGATFAGRYIVSNVIKLIPGAGTVVGGLISGSTAAIMTTALSMSYIEVLAIIAAGEKDGKYPDLKNIEKLMKEKFQARLKKGAKINKNLDLTTDLSKENLELGDVKKNHFLSKFKRLTKRKKS, from the coding sequence ATGAAAAATTTAGATAAGAATTTTAATATGGTACAAGACATCTTAAATAAAACAGAAGAAGAATTAAAAAAAATGAACCCAGTCAATATTATGGTAGTAGGAAAGACTGGGGTAGGCAAGAGTACCTTAATCAATAATTTATTTAGAGAAAACCTTGCATTAACCGGTATCGGAAGACCGATTACGAAACACTTAAGGCGTATTTCTAAAGAAGGAGTCCCATTAGTGTTATATGATACTAGAGGACTGGAATTAAGTCTTGAAGTACAAAAAGAAATCAAAAGCGAGATATTTGACACGATTAAAGAAAATAAAAAACTAGGCATCCAAGGAGAAATACACCTTGCTTACTACTGTATAAATGCAAATTCTTCACGTATAGAATCAACAGAACTTGAATTAATCAGCGAATTGAGTGAAAAACTTCCAGTTGTCATTGTTTTAACACAATCAATTGGTGAACCGGCAGCAACATTTAAAACATATATTGAAAATCTTAATTTGCCGATTTATGGGGTAGTATCTCTTATGGCCGAAAATTTCAAATTAACGGAAGAAATGTCGATACCAGCATTTGGATTAAAAGAATTGCTTGAATTAAGTTTTGAAATCATACCAGAAGAAGCAAAAAAGGCTTTTAACAATGCCCAACAAGTAGATATTGCACGAAAAGCGAACTCTGCTCGCAGTTGGGCAACGAGATATATTGCTACTTCATTTGGAGTAGGATTTTTACCGATTCCTTTTTCTGACGCATCTGTTCTTGTACCTATGCAAGTAACATTATTGGCTCATATTACGGCTATCTTTGGTATTTCAATGGACAAAGCCACTATTGCAAGTCTTGTAGCAGCAATAGGAGGGACTGGGGGAGCTACTTTTGCTGGAAGGTACATCGTTTCAAATGTGATAAAATTGATTCCTGGAGCTGGTACAGTTGTTGGAGGACTCATTAGCGGTTCAACAGCAGCAATCATGACTACAGCTCTTTCTATGAGTTATATCGAGGTGTTAGCAATCATAGCTGCCGGAGAAAAAGATGGAAAATACCCAGATCTTAAAAATATTGAAAAATTAATGAAAGAAAAATTCCAAGCACGTCTTAAAAAAGGCGCTAAAATCAATAAAAACCTTGATTTAACAACTGATTTGTCAAAAGAAAACTTAGAATTAGGCGATGTAAAAAAAAATCATTTTTTAAGTAAATTTAAAAGGTTAACCAAGCGAAAAAAATCTTAA
- a CDS encoding MetQ/NlpA family ABC transporter substrate-binding protein has translation MIKKGLFLSSLALVLAACGTGNSDSNSSSEVVTTDGSAEQEEIVIKVASHLPPMTDIVEIAGEVIAEPYKVDLVEVSDNIQYNEALLNDEVDANFAQHKPFMEKFNTEREGNLVALQTIYNPVVGFYSPVYDTIEELEDGAEVAIPSDVSNEARALSILDHYEVITLDPEIDNHEATVEDITENPKNLTFTHIDLLNLTGAYEDGVELVFNYPTYIDSIGLKTEDAVLLEDDDEYTFALQLIAREDNQDSAEIQALLEAFTSQEVYDYLDELSKIGHLEPAFEPAK, from the coding sequence ATGATAAAAAAAGGTTTATTTTTAAGTAGTTTGGCATTAGTTCTAGCAGCATGCGGTACAGGGAATTCAGATTCAAATAGTTCATCAGAGGTTGTTACTACTGATGGATCGGCTGAACAAGAAGAAATCGTCATTAAAGTAGCATCACATTTGCCACCGATGACAGACATTGTTGAAATAGCTGGAGAGGTTATTGCTGAACCCTATAAAGTGGATTTAGTCGAAGTATCCGATAATATCCAATACAATGAAGCTTTACTTAATGATGAGGTAGATGCCAACTTTGCACAGCATAAACCATTTATGGAAAAATTCAATACTGAACGTGAAGGAAATTTGGTGGCTCTTCAAACGATTTATAATCCAGTTGTAGGTTTTTATTCTCCTGTTTACGATACAATCGAAGAACTTGAAGATGGAGCTGAGGTAGCGATTCCTAGCGATGTTTCTAATGAAGCTAGAGCTTTGTCTATATTAGATCACTACGAAGTGATTACACTGGATCCTGAAATAGACAACCATGAAGCGACTGTAGAAGATATTACAGAAAATCCTAAGAATTTAACATTTACACACATTGATTTATTAAACTTAACAGGTGCATATGAAGATGGAGTAGAACTGGTCTTTAACTACCCAACTTACATTGACAGTATTGGATTGAAAACAGAAGATGCTGTTTTATTAGAAGATGATGATGAATATACCTTTGCGCTACAATTGATTGCACGTGAAGACAATCAAGATTCTGCTGAAATTCAAGCGTTGCTCGAAGCTTTTACATCTCAAGAAGTTTACGATTACTTGGATGAATTATCAAAAATCGGACATTTAGAGCCAGCATTTGAGCCAGCTAAGTAA
- a CDS encoding SatD family protein produces MTRQTVGTPYAAIIGDIKDSRKISNRKEVQEQFYSILQIINEKYAEDIASNFIITLGDSFQGLLKNKQVILSIIFEIELAMAPIELRFGIGLGNISTMIQRDNSMEMDGTAYHRARQMIETIEGNENKYTTSETNMMICSGESYQQTDQLLNTILSLATALKSKWSARQKEVMYVYFTHGENQYKTAEELGIGQSSVNKALNTAKYYTYKTALIHASHFLIQDIEDDE; encoded by the coding sequence ATGACCAGACAAACTGTGGGGACTCCATATGCAGCCATTATAGGAGATATTAAAGACTCTCGTAAAATTTCGAATCGAAAAGAAGTACAAGAACAATTTTATTCTATTTTACAAATAATAAATGAGAAATATGCAGAGGACATTGCTTCTAATTTCATTATTACTTTAGGAGACAGCTTCCAAGGATTACTAAAAAATAAACAAGTGATTTTAAGTATTATTTTTGAAATCGAATTGGCCATGGCTCCCATTGAATTACGATTTGGCATTGGCTTAGGCAATATCAGTACAATGATCCAACGAGATAATTCTATGGAGATGGATGGCACAGCCTACCACCGCGCAAGGCAAATGATTGAAACCATTGAGGGAAATGAAAATAAATATACCACAAGCGAGACCAATATGATGATTTGTTCCGGAGAAAGCTACCAACAAACAGATCAGCTATTGAATACTATTCTGTCACTGGCCACAGCATTGAAATCAAAGTGGTCTGCTAGACAAAAAGAAGTTATGTATGTTTATTTCACGCATGGAGAAAATCAATATAAGACAGCTGAAGAATTAGGGATTGGCCAATCTAGCGTTAACAAAGCTCTGAATACAGCGAAATACTATACCTATAAAACAGCTTTGATACACGCTAGCCACTTTTTAATACAGGATATTGAGGATGATGAGTAG
- a CDS encoding type 1 glutamine amidotransferase domain-containing protein: MSVENKKIIALVSDDFEDLELWYPVLRLREAGAVVHLVSENKDTVYHGKYGVPVTSDYSFEEIIKEEYDGILVPGGWSPDKLRRFPKVIEFVQYFDQQKKPIGQICHAGWVLISAGILNGVNVTSTPGIKDDMTNAGAIWHDTPAITDGHIVSSRRPPDLPDYMKQYIASFE, from the coding sequence ATGTCTGTAGAAAACAAAAAGATTATTGCTTTAGTCAGTGATGATTTCGAAGATTTAGAATTATGGTATCCTGTCCTTCGTTTAAGAGAAGCTGGAGCCGTCGTTCATTTAGTAAGCGAGAATAAAGATACCGTTTATCATGGGAAGTATGGAGTGCCGGTAACGTCTGATTATAGTTTTGAAGAGATTATTAAAGAGGAATACGATGGCATTTTAGTTCCTGGAGGATGGTCGCCAGATAAATTAAGACGTTTTCCAAAAGTTATTGAATTTGTTCAATATTTTGATCAACAAAAGAAACCTATCGGACAAATTTGTCACGCTGGTTGGGTATTGATCTCAGCTGGAATTCTTAATGGAGTCAATGTTACGAGTACTCCTGGAATTAAAGACGATATGACCAATGCTGGAGCTATTTGGCATGATACACCAGCTATTACAGACGGACATATCGTTTCAAGTCGCAGACCACCAGATCTTCCTGACTACATGAAACAGTATATTGCATCATTTGAATAA
- the ypfJ gene encoding KPN_02809 family neutral zinc metallopeptidase — protein MRWKDRRKSNHVEDRRGKSTGGKTLVGGGIGGVLILLAFTFLSGGNFGDFLNSVVSDPGGNTATISYQETETESERADFVSVVLADTEEVWTDVFQEYGYEYQEPTLVLFSGSVQSACGVAGSSTGPFYCPGDANLYIDLSFYDELSQQFNAPGDFAMAYVIAHEVGHHVQTQLGLTEQLNILRNELSETEFNKYQVRFELQADYFAGVWSNYAQGLGYLEEGDYEEAINAAGAVGDDRLQQQAQGYVVPESFTHGTSEQRMYWFERGFESGNLEDGDTFDGNAKFKLP, from the coding sequence ATGCGCTGGAAAGATAGAAGAAAAAGCAATCATGTAGAAGATCGTAGAGGAAAAAGTACTGGTGGTAAGACGTTAGTTGGGGGTGGAATAGGCGGGGTCCTTATTCTGTTGGCGTTCACATTTTTAAGCGGCGGAAATTTTGGTGATTTTTTAAATTCCGTTGTATCGGATCCTGGTGGAAATACAGCGACCATTTCCTATCAAGAAACCGAAACAGAATCTGAGCGAGCTGATTTTGTTTCGGTAGTCCTAGCAGATACAGAAGAGGTTTGGACGGATGTTTTTCAAGAGTATGGATATGAGTATCAAGAACCAACTTTAGTGCTTTTTTCTGGATCAGTTCAGTCAGCGTGTGGTGTCGCAGGTTCTTCAACCGGTCCGTTTTATTGTCCAGGAGATGCTAATTTGTATATTGATTTAAGCTTTTATGATGAATTAAGCCAACAGTTCAACGCTCCAGGAGATTTTGCAATGGCTTATGTCATTGCTCATGAAGTAGGTCATCATGTTCAAACGCAGTTAGGACTGACAGAGCAACTAAATATCTTACGAAACGAGTTAAGTGAAACAGAATTTAATAAATACCAAGTTCGTTTTGAGCTACAAGCAGATTATTTTGCAGGAGTTTGGTCAAACTATGCTCAAGGGTTAGGCTACCTAGAAGAAGGAGACTACGAAGAAGCTATTAACGCTGCAGGTGCAGTAGGAGATGATCGTCTTCAACAACAAGCACAAGGATACGTTGTTCCTGAAAGTTTTACTCATGGTACTTCTGAGCAAAGAATGTATTGGTTTGAACGCGGATTTGAATCTGGTAATTTAGAAGATGGAGATACATTTGACGGAAATGCTAAATTTAAACTTCCATAA